In a single window of the Chitinivibrio alkaliphilus ACht1 genome:
- the aroA gene encoding 3-phosphoshikimate 1-carboxyvinyltransferase, with the protein MKWLVTKSRLQGAVDIPASKSHTIRALLIATLARGESVILKPLFSKDGVSALHASKCLGAEISEQGETLIVQGTGGAITPKVPMIDMGNSGTSTRLFTLAAALSTTPVCFDGDASLRSRPMGPLLQALQDLGGSYECTEKDGHLPYSVHGSLRGTDITVDGTTSQYLSALLMTTPLIPGNTVISVPQLNEKPYVEMTLWWLDKMEISYEVNSGFNKFLVYGDQQYRPIEEKISGDFSSATFAAVGAAVTGGSVTLHNLDFSDPQGDKGVFDILRRMGATVTIEGKSVTVSAQQLHGTTIDLNAMPDAIAALAVLGTVAEGETRIENVAQARIKETDRIAVMADELRKMGADIEELDDGLIIRKSTLHGAAVSGHEDHRVVMALALAGMIASGETEIDTAEAADVTYPSFYDDFTVLGGHLQKI; encoded by the coding sequence ATGAAATGGTTAGTTACAAAGTCTCGTCTTCAGGGTGCAGTTGATATCCCCGCATCAAAATCACATACAATTCGTGCTCTTCTCATAGCGACCCTTGCACGGGGGGAGTCGGTGATATTAAAACCTCTTTTCTCGAAGGATGGCGTTTCTGCGCTTCATGCATCTAAATGCCTTGGTGCGGAAATTTCTGAACAAGGTGAGACTCTTATAGTCCAAGGAACCGGCGGTGCTATTACCCCCAAGGTACCCATGATTGATATGGGAAATTCCGGTACATCGACGCGCTTGTTTACCTTAGCAGCAGCCTTAAGCACCACACCTGTTTGTTTTGATGGTGATGCCTCCCTTAGATCGCGTCCCATGGGGCCTCTTTTGCAGGCGTTACAAGATTTGGGGGGGAGCTACGAATGCACTGAAAAAGACGGACATTTGCCCTATTCAGTACACGGAAGTTTACGTGGTACAGACATAACCGTCGATGGAACCACCTCTCAATATCTCTCTGCTTTACTAATGACAACCCCGCTTATTCCAGGAAATACGGTGATTTCCGTTCCTCAGTTAAATGAAAAACCCTACGTTGAAATGACCCTGTGGTGGCTTGATAAAATGGAAATATCCTATGAAGTAAACAGTGGCTTTAATAAATTTCTTGTATATGGAGATCAGCAGTATCGTCCCATAGAAGAGAAAATAAGCGGTGATTTTTCCTCTGCCACCTTTGCAGCTGTTGGTGCCGCAGTAACGGGCGGATCAGTGACTTTACACAATCTCGATTTTTCAGATCCCCAGGGAGACAAGGGAGTATTTGATATTCTTCGTCGTATGGGGGCAACCGTTACCATAGAGGGAAAAAGTGTAACCGTTTCTGCTCAGCAGTTGCATGGGACGACCATAGATCTTAATGCCATGCCTGATGCAATTGCTGCCTTGGCTGTTCTAGGGACCGTTGCAGAAGGAGAAACACGTATTGAAAATGTTGCTCAGGCACGAATAAAAGAAACAGATAGAATTGCTGTTATGGCTGATGAGCTCCGTAAGATGGGTGCTGATATTGAAGAGCTGGATGATGGACTTATCATTCGTAAAAGTACGCTCCATGGAGCCGCCGTGTCCGGACATGAAGACCATCGGGTAGTGATGGCCTTAGCCCTCGCGGGGATGATCGCGTCGGGGGAGACTGAAATTGACACAGCTGAGGCAGCAGATGTCACCTATCCCTCATTTTATGATGATTTTACTGTACTAGGTGGACATTTACAGAAAATATGA